The following proteins are co-located in the Nitrospirota bacterium genome:
- a CDS encoding histidine triad nucleotide-binding protein, translating into MSSGPHCLFCKIVEKKIPAKIVHDDELSVAFEDLNPQAPVHVLIVPKKHIADIHSIVVTDREVIGHLFFVAKTIASKQGLDQGGYRMVINNGQDAGQSVFHIHLHLLSGRMFAWPPG; encoded by the coding sequence ATGAGCTCCGGCCCACACTGTCTGTTTTGCAAGATTGTCGAGAAAAAGATTCCTGCAAAGATCGTCCACGATGATGAGCTCTCGGTCGCTTTTGAGGACCTCAATCCCCAGGCGCCGGTCCATGTGCTTATTGTACCCAAAAAACATATTGCGGACATTCACAGCATCGTTGTCACGGACCGCGAGGTCATCGGGCACCTGTTCTTTGTTGCCAAGACCATTGCTTCCAAACAAGGGCTTGATCAGGGCGGGTACCGGATGGTAATCAACAACGGCCAGGATGCCGGTCAGTCCGTTTTCCACATCCATCTTCATCTGTTATCCGGCCGCATGTTTGCCTGGCCTCCAGGCTAA
- the dnaA gene encoding chromosomal replication initiator protein DnaA, with protein MDQERVWEEILLLIENRMSKQGYDTWFSQSKLLSIDGNKIQIEVPSKFHRDWIKEHHWSTLSDVIKEVTKREDMEIDFFVQPQLAVKKAVRQTKEEKKEGREDKIGLFEKKYTFANFVVGPSNQFAHAAARAVADAPGRSYNPLFIYSGVGLGKTHLVNAVGHHIQSKSPRTKVAYLSSEQFTNELINKMSHQRMEEFRQKYRNMDVLLIDDIQFIAGKERTQEEFFHTFNTLYEAQKQIVLTSDRQPKEIPDIEERLRSRFESGLITDIQLPDLETRIAILKKKAEFWSIRLPDDVAEFLASMMKSNIRELEGGLVKLGAVSSLTNTEITQELAKNELKYLLDSRERVITNELVQKVVSEAFGVKISDLKSKRRTRAVVLPRQVAMYLCRSLAGSSLPEIGNFFGGKDHSTVIHAIKVIEEKKEKDPELKARVEMLIKQLRH; from the coding sequence ATGGATCAGGAACGTGTTTGGGAAGAGATACTATTACTCATAGAAAACCGAATGTCCAAGCAGGGTTATGACACCTGGTTCAGCCAGTCAAAGCTTCTGTCGATAGACGGCAATAAGATACAGATCGAGGTTCCGAGTAAGTTCCATCGGGACTGGATAAAAGAGCATCACTGGAGCACTCTTTCCGATGTCATCAAGGAAGTAACGAAGCGAGAGGACATGGAGATCGACTTTTTTGTCCAACCCCAGTTGGCGGTGAAAAAAGCCGTTCGTCAGACCAAAGAAGAAAAAAAAGAGGGCCGCGAGGACAAGATCGGCCTCTTCGAAAAAAAGTACACCTTTGCAAATTTCGTCGTTGGTCCCAGCAACCAATTTGCTCACGCCGCGGCAAGGGCTGTGGCGGATGCGCCGGGTCGATCGTACAATCCGCTCTTTATTTACAGCGGCGTCGGACTGGGCAAGACACATCTCGTGAACGCTGTCGGCCACCACATCCAAAGCAAGTCACCACGGACAAAAGTTGCGTACCTCTCGTCCGAGCAATTCACAAACGAACTCATCAACAAAATGAGCCATCAGCGCATGGAGGAGTTCCGTCAGAAGTACCGGAACATGGACGTCCTGCTTATTGATGATATTCAGTTCATTGCCGGCAAAGAGCGGACCCAGGAAGAATTTTTTCATACATTCAACACGCTTTATGAAGCCCAGAAGCAGATCGTGCTCACCAGCGATCGGCAGCCCAAGGAAATTCCTGATATCGAAGAACGGCTCCGTTCTCGTTTTGAGTCAGGCCTGATCACAGATATTCAGCTGCCGGACCTTGAAACCCGGATCGCGATCCTGAAGAAAAAAGCTGAGTTCTGGAGCATCCGCCTGCCCGATGATGTTGCGGAATTTCTGGCCTCGATGATGAAGAGCAACATCCGGGAGCTCGAAGGCGGCCTGGTGAAACTAGGCGCGGTCTCATCGCTCACGAACACCGAGATAACGCAGGAACTTGCCAAGAACGAACTCAAGTACCTTCTTGACAGCCGGGAACGGGTCATCACCAACGAGCTTGTGCAGAAGGTCGTATCTGAAGCGTTCGGTGTGAAGATTTCCGACCTCAAGTCGAAACGTCGCACGAGAGCAGTGGTATTGCCGCGCCAGGTGGCAATGTATCTTTGCCGAAGTCTCGCGGGATCATCGCTTCCGGAGATCGGTAATTTTTTTGGCGGCAAGGACCACAGCACCGTCATTCACGCAATCAAAGTGATCGAAGAAAAAAAAGAAAAAGACCC
- a CDS encoding DsrE family protein yields MENKEFVFIISHSYDAIERAAAALQLATNMAAFDAKIDFFLMNEGVHLARRGFAESATWQHAFSPVAELMKSLVEDFDCKFYICASCVKSYGLEGAEWIKNAEVKPGSYLGELLMKRQNVTF; encoded by the coding sequence ATGGAAAACAAGGAATTTGTATTTATCATCAGCCATTCGTATGATGCGATCGAACGTGCGGCGGCAGCGCTTCAGCTGGCAACCAATATGGCGGCCTTTGATGCCAAGATAGATTTCTTTTTGATGAACGAAGGAGTCCATCTTGCGCGCAGGGGATTCGCTGAATCCGCAACATGGCAGCATGCTTTTTCACCGGTTGCGGAACTTATGAAAAGTCTGGTGGAAGATTTTGATTGCAAGTTTTATATTTGTGCTTCCTGTGTGAAGTCATATGGTCTTGAGGGTGCGGAATGGATCAAGAATGCAGAGGTCAAGCCGGGATCCTATCTCGGAGAACTCTTGATGAAACGTCAGAACGTGACATTCTGA
- a CDS encoding nucleoside monophosphate kinase, which yields MLPNISYLFPVDSILLLGPTGVGKSPLGDAIAQHGLFGRRCHHFDFGSELRGAVSRVDRSCVYAKKELDFIHGVLELGLLLENEHFPLAEKIISLYMNRVGFSEHDVLVLNGIPRHAGQARDIATIAEIHAVIVLDCSPDDVVCRIRDNAGGDRTGRIDDNKELIEKKLLLFRKRTTPLIDHYSRSGCALYRIRVSGNMTAPEVFSTISALAAVDPPITLVAKPPER from the coding sequence ATGTTGCCGAATATATCTTACCTGTTTCCCGTTGACTCAATTCTCCTCCTCGGCCCCACTGGCGTCGGCAAGAGCCCGCTCGGCGACGCTATTGCGCAGCATGGACTGTTTGGACGCCGGTGTCATCACTTTGATTTCGGTTCTGAACTGCGAGGCGCTGTTTCCCGTGTGGACCGGTCATGTGTCTATGCGAAAAAGGAGCTCGACTTCATTCACGGCGTTCTTGAACTCGGCCTTCTGCTCGAGAATGAGCACTTCCCTCTTGCGGAAAAGATCATATCCCTGTATATGAACCGCGTCGGGTTCTCGGAACACGATGTTCTCGTCCTGAACGGTATCCCTCGTCACGCAGGGCAGGCACGAGACATCGCTACAATCGCCGAGATTCACGCCGTTATTGTTCTGGACTGTTCACCAGACGATGTTGTTTGTCGCATTCGGGATAACGCCGGCGGGGATCGAACCGGGCGCATCGATGATAACAAGGAATTGATCGAGAAAAAACTATTGCTTTTCCGGAAAAGAACAACACCGTTGATCGATCACTATTCCCGGTCAGGATGCGCTCTTTACCGGATACGCGTTTCAGGGAACATGACCGCACCGGAGGTCTTTAGCACCATATCAGCGCTTGCCGCCGTTGATCCACCAATCACTCTTGTCGCTAAACCACCAGAGAGATGA
- a CDS encoding DsrE/DsrF/DrsH-like family protein — protein MGVKPSDIIDGVEFGGAASWLDSAADSQINLFI, from the coding sequence ATGGGAGTAAAGCCGTCAGATATCATCGATGGCGTTGAGTTCGGCGGTGCGGCGTCATGGCTGGATTCGGCAGCAGACTCCCAGATCAATCTTTTCATCTGA
- a CDS encoding sulfurtransferase TusA family protein: MSDDIKFDQFLDAKGMSCPLPILKTKKAVEALSKDQVLKVESTDAGSKSDMASWAKRTGNELLKTEEGSGTFTFYIKKTA; encoded by the coding sequence ATGTCAGACGATATAAAATTTGATCAGTTTTTAGATGCTAAGGGAATGAGCTGCCCGCTGCCGATTTTAAAAACAAAAAAAGCAGTGGAAGCACTGTCCAAGGACCAGGTTCTCAAGGTAGAATCCACGGACGCCGGTTCAAAGAGTGATATGGCATCATGGGCAAAGAGAACGGGCAATGAGCTCCTGAAGACAGAAGAAGGATCGGGCACGTTTACCTTCTACATTAAAAAAACCGCATAA
- a CDS encoding HD domain-containing protein: protein MKNIANFLFEAGMLKRTPRSGFQFLGTGAESVAEHIFRTTYIGYALGKLALGVNVDRVIKMCLFHDLPEARTGDLNYVNKKYVDANEKKAIDDLAETLPFGGEIRDLIQEFNEGKTEEACLARDADQLEMILALKEYKDVGNKHADEWLAFSQKRLQTQSAQKLAEVILETDSSLWWFSDKSDWWINGGKR from the coding sequence ATGAAAAATATCGCAAACTTTCTTTTCGAAGCAGGCATGCTAAAGCGCACTCCCCGGAGCGGATTTCAATTCCTTGGTACCGGCGCGGAGTCGGTGGCGGAGCACATCTTCCGAACAACCTATATCGGCTACGCGCTCGGAAAACTTGCCCTGGGGGTTAACGTGGACCGGGTGATCAAGATGTGTCTGTTTCATGATCTGCCGGAGGCCCGGACGGGCGACCTCAATTACGTGAATAAAAAGTATGTAGATGCAAATGAGAAAAAAGCGATTGACGACCTGGCAGAGACACTGCCCTTCGGCGGCGAGATCAGGGATCTGATACAGGAGTTCAATGAAGGCAAGACAGAAGAGGCGTGTTTGGCGCGCGATGCGGATCAGCTCGAAATGATATTGGCACTGAAAGAGTATAAGGATGTTGGGAACAAGCATGCAGACGAGTGGTTGGCCTTTTCGCAAAAACGGCTTCAAACTCAATCAGCGCAAAAGCTTGCGGAGGTCATCCTCGAAACAGATTCATCTCTCTGGTGGTTTAGCGACAAGAGTGATTGGTGGATCAACGGCGGCAAGCGCTGA